The Halorubrum salinarum genome segment CGGGAACGCGATCAGCGGGTCGACGCCGGCGGCGGTCGCGGCGACGCCCGCGTCCTCGACCGTCCGCATCGCCCCGCCGAACAGCATGAACGGGAACAGCGCGTAGAAGAAGCGGAGCTCCGTCGCGATGTCGAGCCGGCGGAGGAGGAAGACGACACCGATCAGCATCGCCAGCAGGATCACCACGTAGCTCACCGTCGAGAAGGTGGTGTACCCCGGCGCCGCGACGACCTCGCCGGCGCTCCGCGCCGCCTCGCACGCCGCGCTGCTGCCGAGCAGCTCCGTGGTGCCGCCGGCCTCCCGGACCGCGCACTGCGCGCCCTCGCCGTCCGCGACCACCGGCCCCCAGAAGTAGCGCCAGAGGAACCGGTCGTAGACGACGCGGGGGAAGACGACGGATCCGACCGCCAACAACGCCGTGACGCCGCCGACGACAGCCGCCCACGCGCGCTCCGGCGACGGGTCGAACCCGTCCGCGAGGCCTGTGCTCATGGTCACCGTTCGGGGAGGTCCCGAGTTGAGCGTTCCGGTCGCGGGCGACGCGGTCGAGCGGTCGCGCCGCGGGGCGCCCCGCCGCGCCGGCCTACAGCGGCGGCCCGGCCCGCTCGTAGTCGGTGCCGAGGATGACCATCGTCTGCGAGCGCGAGAACCCCTCGGTCTCCGCGATCCGCTCGAACATCAGCTCCCGGAGCCGATCGGTGTCGGCCGCGACGACCCGGAGGATGACGTCCCACTCGCCGGTGGTGAGGTGGATCTCGCGGACGCCGTCGATACCGCGGAGGCGTTCGAGCGCGTCCTCCTCGCGGCCCTGCTCGACGCGGAGGCCGACGAACGCGCCGACGCCGTACCCCACCGCCTTCGGGTCGATGTCGGCGTGGTACCCGCGGATGACGCCCGCCTCCTCGAGGCGGCTGACCCGGTCGTGGACGGTCGCGCTGGACATGTCGATCCGCCGCGCGACCTCCGAGAACGGGGTCCGCGCGTCCTCCTGGAGGATTCGCAGGATCGCCCGGTCCGTCTCGTCGAGTTCCATACGAGTCCGTACGGGGGGCGGAGGCTTTTGTTTTCCGGCGGGAGCAACCGGCGGCTACGACCCGTCCGCGTCCGCGAACGACCCCTCGCGGATCGCCGCCTCCGCCGCGTCGAGCGCGGCGGCGGCGTCGAACTCGTCGACGATCCCGCGGAGTTCCTCGGGCATCGCGTCCGCGAGGTCTCGCGCGTGCGCCGCGACGTTCGGCACGGCGCGGATCAGGTTGTCGATGATCGGCACGTCGGCCGTGCGCGGCGAGCGGCTCCCGGGGTTGAGGTCGATCACGATCTCGGTCTTCCCCATCGCGTCGAGCGCGGCGGCGCGGTCGCCGTCCTCCAAGGGGACCACGACGACGTCGGCCGCCTCGATCCCGTCAGCGTCGACGACGCCGCGCGCGTGGTCGAGCCCGGGGATCTCGCCGTCGCCGGCGAGCCCCTTCACCTCGTCGGCGCCGTGTTCGCGCAGGTGGTCGGCGATCCGCCGGACCCGCTCGTCGGTGTGGTTGAACAGGTTCACCTCGAGGTCGGCGTCGACCGCCGCGGCCAGGTCGACCGTCTCGCTCGGCGCGAGGGCGGCGACGTTGCCGTTCACCGAGATCACGGGGCGCTCGGCGAGCAGGAGCGTCGCGGCCGCGGCGCGCGCGGCGGCGTCGGCGCTCGGCAGCGTGCGCTCGCCGAGGAGGTAGTCGAACGCCTCGCCGCGCCCCTGCGCGATCAGCCCCTGCTTCGAGGTGATCCCCTTCTCGACGCCCGCCTCGATCCGGTGGCGCGTCACGAGCGAGGCGTACCGGGGGTGGTCCTCGGGGATCTCCGTCTCCGTCATACCCGAGGGAGGCGACGGGTCGATTAAAATGGACCGTTCACGGTCGGCGGCGCCGGACCGCCGCCCCCTCGTCCGCTCGCCGGCCTCAGTCGCCTCCGCCGCGGCCGGACGGATGGCATAACTAAGTTTCTGGAAACCGAAACGCCGCGCGTGATGAATCGGACTGGGAAGTACACGGTCGTCAGAGCGTGTAACGACCACGGGGCGATCACGCTCCGTGAATACCCGCGCAACGGGACGCTGTACGTCGTCGAGTACGACGACCCAGACGTGGAGGCCGAGCTGTCGTCGCTCGACGCCGGCTCGGTCGTCGAGCTCGACCTCCGGCGAGCGGGCCGCCGTGGAAACGCGTGGTGCGCGGAGTCCGCGCGTCCGGTCGAGACGGCGTAGTTCGCGGCCCGCGGGATCGCGCGGCCGACCGACCCGTCCGGTTTCGTTTTTCCGTTCCGGCGTCAGGCGACGCCGATCCGCTCGCGGTACGCGCCGTGTTCCGTCTCGAACACCTCCATGATCTCGCCCATCGTCGCGTACGCCTTGACGGCGGTGACGATCTCGGGCATGGCGTTCTCGCCGGCCGCGACCGCGTCGCGGAGGTCGTCGAGCGCGGCCGCGACCGCGTCGTCGTCGCGCTCGGCTTTCACCGACTCCAGCCGGTCGAGCTGGCGCTCGCGGGTCGTCTCGTCGACCTTCAGCAGGTCCGGCCGGGTGTCCTCGTCGATCTCGTAGGCGTTGACGCCGACGACCGTCTCCTCGCCCTCGTCGACGCGCTCCTGGTACTCGTAGGCCGACTCCTGGATCTCGCGGTGGAAGTACCCCTGCTCGATGCCGTGGAGAACGCCGTCGCGCACGGAGCCGTCGCCCATCTCCCGGATCTCCTCGATGTACGCCATCGCCTCGGCCTCCGTCTCGTCGGTGAGGCTCTCGACCGCGAAGGAGCCGCCGAGCGGGTCGACGATGTCGGCCGCGCCGGACTCCTCGGCGATGATCTGCTGGGTCCGGAGCGCGACGCGCACCGCCTGCTCGGAGGGGAGCGCGAGCGCCTCGTCGAAGGAGTTGGTGTGGAGGCTCTGGGTGCCGCCCAGCACGCCCGCCAGCGCCTGAATCGTGACGCGCGCGACGTTGTTCAGCGGCTGCTGGGCCGTCAGCGACTGGCCCGCGGTCTGGGTGTGGAACTTCAGCTGCTTCGAGGCGTCCGCCTCCGCGCCGTACCACTCGTCCATCACGGTCGCGTAGATGCGGCGCGCGGCGCGGAACTTCGCGACCTCCTCGAACAGCGAGTTGTGGGAGTTGAAGAAGAAGGAGAGCTGCGGGGCGAACTCGTCGACGTCGAGCCCGCGGTCGAGGCACGCCTCGACGTAGGCGAACCCGTCGGCGAGGGTGAACGCCAGCTCCTGGACCGCGGTCGACCCCGCCTCGCGGATGTGGTAGCCCGACACGGAGATCGGCTTGAACTTGGGCGTCTCCTCGACCGCGAACTCGATGGTGTCGGTCACCAGGTCGAGGGACGGCTCCGGCGGGATCACCCACTCCTTCTGCGCGATGAACTCCTTGAGCATGTCGTTCTGGAGGGTGCCCCGGAGCTCCTCGCGCGGGACGCCCCGGCGGTCGGCGAGCGCGACGTACATCGCGTAGATCACCGGCGCGCTCGGGTTGATCGTGAACGAGGTCGACACCTCCGCGAGGTCGATGCCGTCGAACAGCACCTCCATGTCGCGGAGCGTGTCGACCGCGACGCCCTCCTTGCCGACCTCGCCGAGCGACATCTTGTCGTCGGAGTCGATCCCCATCAGCGAGGGCATGTCGAACGCGGTCGAGAGGCCGGTCTGTCCCTCGTCGATGAGATAGCGGAACCGCTCGTTCGTCTCCTCGGCGGTGCCGAACCCCGCGAACTGCCGCATCGTCCACGTCCGGCCGCGGTACATCGTCGGGTAGACGCCGCGGGTGTACGGCTCCTCGCCGGGGAACCCGAGGTCCTCGTCGTAGTCGAGGTCGG includes the following:
- a CDS encoding Lrp/AsnC family transcriptional regulator; amino-acid sequence: MELDETDRAILRILQEDARTPFSEVARRIDMSSATVHDRVSRLEEAGVIRGYHADIDPKAVGYGVGAFVGLRVEQGREEDALERLRGIDGVREIHLTTGEWDVILRVVAADTDRLRELMFERIAETEGFSRSQTMVILGTDYERAGPPL
- a CDS encoding 4-phosphopantoate--beta-alanine ligase; its protein translation is MTETEIPEDHPRYASLVTRHRIEAGVEKGITSKQGLIAQGRGEAFDYLLGERTLPSADAAARAAAATLLLAERPVISVNGNVAALAPSETVDLAAAVDADLEVNLFNHTDERVRRIADHLREHGADEVKGLAGDGEIPGLDHARGVVDADGIEAADVVVVPLEDGDRAAALDAMGKTEIVIDLNPGSRSPRTADVPIIDNLIRAVPNVAAHARDLADAMPEELRGIVDEFDAAAALDAAEAAIREGSFADADGS
- a CDS encoding acyl-CoA mutase large subunit family protein — its product is MYDDEELSEIREAKESWEAETLDPTLDRHGERKSRFATVSNREVDRLYTPADVADLDYDEDLGFPGEEPYTRGVYPTMYRGRTWTMRQFAGFGTAEETNERFRYLIDEGQTGLSTAFDMPSLMGIDSDDKMSLGEVGKEGVAVDTLRDMEVLFDGIDLAEVSTSFTINPSAPVIYAMYVALADRRGVPREELRGTLQNDMLKEFIAQKEWVIPPEPSLDLVTDTIEFAVEETPKFKPISVSGYHIREAGSTAVQELAFTLADGFAYVEACLDRGLDVDEFAPQLSFFFNSHNSLFEEVAKFRAARRIYATVMDEWYGAEADASKQLKFHTQTAGQSLTAQQPLNNVARVTIQALAGVLGGTQSLHTNSFDEALALPSEQAVRVALRTQQIIAEESGAADIVDPLGGSFAVESLTDETEAEAMAYIEEIREMGDGSVRDGVLHGIEQGYFHREIQESAYEYQERVDEGEETVVGVNAYEIDEDTRPDLLKVDETTRERQLDRLESVKAERDDDAVAAALDDLRDAVAAGENAMPEIVTAVKAYATMGEIMEVFETEHGAYRERIGVA